The nucleotide window GTCAGTCAAAATATCTCCGTATTGAACCAGGAACGAATCGCTCTCGCCCAAGAAGGTTTCCATTTTTTTTGCGCCGCCCGCCGTACCCAGCAATTCGTCTTCTTGTGAGTAAACAATTTGGACGCCGCAACGCTCGCCATCGCCAAAATAGTTTTGAATCTGCTCAGGCATAAAATGCAGGTTGACTGCGATTTCGCGAAACCCATGCCGGGCGAGATGCGTCAGAAGATATTCAAGCAATGGCCGGTTTTGGATATCCAACATTGGCTTGGGGGTTTCATGCGTCAGCCCGCCCAAGCGTGTTCCATAGCCAGCGCATAACACTATCGTGCGGATGTTGCAGCCAGTATCCATTCGGCGGCATCTCCTAAATCTTTGCAGATAAAATCAGGTTGAATTGTCTCGTCAAGAATATCGCTGGTTTGAATCGTTGGCGCGACGTGTGCGCCGGTCTGAACCAAGACGGTCTTACATCCAGCCGCAACGCCAGCATGGATGTCAGTAATTCGATCTCCAACCATGTAACTTGTCGAAAGATCAATTTGATATTCTTTCGCTGCATGTAAGATTAAACCCGGACGGGGTTTTCGGCATTGGCAATCAATCCGGTACGCGGGCAAGGTCGCCTGGGGATGATGGGGGCAGGCGTAAAAGCCGTCAATCGGCGGAGCGCCCTGTTGCATCAATTGATCTTCAATTTGTTTTTGTAATGAA belongs to Candidatus Hinthialibacter antarcticus and includes:
- a CDS encoding HAD family hydrolase → MSNLNSAVFLDRDGVLIEDVHLLTQPQKIRVLPSVVDALINLHNNGFRLLVASNQTVVARGLLSEDEMYSLQKQIEDQLMQQGAPPIDGFYACPHHPQATLPAYRIDCQCRKPRPGLILHAAKEYQIDLSTSYMVGDRITDIHAGVAAGCKTVLVQTGAHVAPTIQTSDILDETIQPDFICKDLGDAAEWILAATSAR